The Paenibacillus sophorae genome has a segment encoding these proteins:
- a CDS encoding YveK family protein, producing MGEHVEDENEVYEKAPSSRVPVKEINLKEWAAVIRRRLWIILLTTVLLAVLGGLYSSQPEVPLYSSSARIMIPAATPEQLSTIKVFIREPVVLERVIQESGIRRSAGGLRNQISVGSVDNSIITIISVVDPDPAVAPQIVNAVVRVFTEEVSKRMGFNGISVLTEAVESPNPAPINPPSNRALIAGIIAGLVIGLGLALLLESLDDTLRSERDLERILGVDSLGVVPKLQRKDSFGNSRRKNEYVRGEAIGS from the coding sequence GTGGGTGAACATGTGGAAGATGAGAACGAGGTATACGAAAAGGCACCTTCATCCAGAGTTCCGGTCAAGGAAATTAATCTAAAGGAATGGGCTGCGGTTATTAGAAGGAGATTATGGATTATTTTGCTCACGACCGTCCTTCTCGCCGTGCTGGGTGGTCTGTACAGCTCACAGCCAGAAGTGCCCCTGTACTCTTCTTCGGCAAGAATTATGATTCCCGCAGCTACTCCGGAACAGCTGAGCACAATCAAAGTGTTCATTCGCGAACCGGTGGTTCTGGAACGCGTGATCCAGGAGTCGGGTATCCGAAGGTCGGCTGGAGGCTTGCGCAATCAGATCAGTGTAGGAAGCGTTGACAATTCCATTATTACAATCATTTCGGTTGTTGACCCGGACCCTGCCGTCGCGCCGCAAATCGTCAATGCCGTCGTGCGCGTGTTTACCGAGGAAGTGAGTAAGCGTATGGGCTTTAACGGAATCAGCGTTCTTACGGAAGCGGTAGAATCGCCGAATCCCGCACCCATCAATCCGCCGAGCAATCGTGCGCTGATCGCAGGGATAATAGCCGGTCTTGTCATTGGTTTGGGTCTTGCCCTTTTGCTCGAATCACTGGATGATACCCTCCGCTCCGAAAGAGATCTTGAACGGATATTGGGCGTAGATTCACTGGGAGTCGTTCCTAAATTGCAGCGTAAAGATTCTTTCGGCAATTCAAGGCGGAAAAATGAGTATGTGCGAGGTGAAGCCATTGGCTCATAG
- the trpB gene encoding tryptophan synthase subunit beta has protein sequence MSEYKTIFQTISATAEAVVEDNGYYGNYGGSFIPEILVPAFAEIKEHFEAIKQDEAFWKEYCSLLADYSGRPTPLTYADRLTDYFGRAKIYIKREDLNHTGAHKLNNALGQAMLAKKMGKTRVIAETGAGQHGVATATAAAKLGLSATIYMGREDMERQYSNVFWMKRLGAEVIAVDYGSRTLKDAINEALRDWVSSFETTHYVLGTASGAHPFPAIVSYFQAVIGIEAKEQILRAEGRLPSRVYACVGGGSNALGVFQAFYPHDDVELVGVEAGGQGKGSGRHAARIAYGEGRAGVAQGFKTLFLQNNDGQMNDTYSLAAGLDYVGVSPILADLSERGRVRFTAATDTEVVEALEIIMKTEGLIPALESTHAFAGAFNDITESSGSDIFIINMSGRGDKDIFNVAEGLNDDEWKAFIRRKARQFEDGAR, from the coding sequence ATGTCCGAGTATAAAACGATATTTCAAACGATATCCGCTACGGCTGAAGCAGTTGTAGAAGACAATGGTTACTATGGTAATTACGGAGGCTCGTTCATACCTGAAATCCTTGTCCCTGCATTTGCGGAAATCAAGGAGCATTTTGAAGCCATTAAACAGGATGAAGCGTTCTGGAAAGAGTATTGTTCACTGCTGGCGGATTACTCGGGGCGCCCTACTCCGCTTACTTATGCGGATCGGCTAACCGATTATTTCGGCCGTGCCAAAATTTATATTAAACGCGAGGATTTGAATCATACCGGCGCCCACAAGTTGAATAACGCGCTCGGTCAAGCCATGCTTGCGAAGAAAATGGGGAAAACGCGCGTCATAGCCGAAACGGGGGCGGGACAGCATGGAGTGGCTACCGCTACCGCAGCGGCGAAGCTCGGGCTCTCGGCTACCATTTATATGGGCCGGGAAGATATGGAACGTCAGTATTCCAATGTCTTTTGGATGAAACGGCTGGGGGCTGAAGTCATCGCCGTCGATTACGGTTCACGAACGTTGAAGGATGCGATCAACGAAGCGTTGAGAGACTGGGTTTCCAGCTTTGAAACGACGCATTACGTTCTGGGAACCGCATCGGGTGCGCATCCTTTCCCCGCCATTGTGTCTTACTTTCAGGCCGTGATTGGCATAGAAGCCAAGGAACAGATTTTGCGGGCGGAAGGCAGGCTGCCAAGCCGGGTCTACGCCTGTGTGGGCGGCGGATCGAACGCCCTCGGTGTGTTTCAAGCGTTCTATCCGCATGATGATGTTGAGCTGGTGGGGGTTGAGGCAGGCGGGCAGGGCAAGGGGTCTGGCAGGCATGCGGCCCGGATTGCGTACGGTGAGGGCAGAGCCGGCGTCGCTCAAGGCTTTAAAACCCTTTTTCTGCAAAATAACGACGGGCAAATGAATGATACGTACAGCCTTGCCGCAGGTCTGGATTATGTAGGAGTATCTCCGATCTTGGCCGACTTGTCAGAGCGGGGCAGGGTGCGGTTCACGGCTGCTACCGATACGGAGGTAGTGGAAGCGCTGGAAATAATCATGAAGACGGAAGGGCTAATTCCTGCGCTGGAGTCCACGCATGCTTTTGCGGGAGCGTTTAACGATATCACGGAATCTTCGGGGTCTGATATCTTCATAATTAATATGTCCGGACGAGGGGATAAAGATATTTTTAATGTAGCGGAGGGATTGAATGATGATGAATGGAAAGCATTTATCCGGAGAAAAGCCCGGCAGTTCGAAGATGGGGCTCGCTGA
- a CDS encoding right-handed parallel beta-helix repeat-containing protein produces the protein MRKQLWKFILPIIVVLLGLLPLEIYGQDSPNPPEATINLAKWNIYNDGTHPVETTKGINEALRSLHNDGVKMVTLPSGTYLIDKDSRINMVSDMMFIMPDDAVLQKEASGKERYETMFLGYGVNNVTLQGGTYSGDKQQHDFSKKDNPHSAGTHENGYGILLEGASNVVIDGVKTVNFTGDGMAIGGVGKLIKDLYEGWFVSGALDAKGNAVSDKNKVRTKKPIPLTAPILQSEKLFEISNVQKLAPSFEVYFYQNNGKFIKKISAKVRDQMAIPTGAAYCHLVFNQASYKGGYLEVWNRVVSRNITVRNSESAFNRRQGITVGGADNVLITGSLFHDIKGTAPQSGIDVEGGYGENGYLNTNITIKNNQFYNNAVYDVILYDGRNAWVDGNHFASKEAIGLAVSPPFTNAWVSGNHFDGARIYAYHDVTLRNNELNDSITYFEGPNIVIDGMEITNGTLALSAKDAYGIKVSNVNINITKKVDAGLSISKNPLRLSNVTITGEPALRSFTGNTVSGSVFDHLKITRYNSAYGLSLPPGTYKDCQFEASEEGKFGTLSAVLAGDYVFDGCTFKGNVQGAGLLYAENKQLNLTVKNSTFELPGSAQAVSIQAARSAVVENNVVNANNLASNSTELIKINDYWKRNDPYDVLSAVIRKNKITTNLPAKGISTEYAGVGAPPYTIEDNILVKAKLSLKANDRFNNNILQ, from the coding sequence ATGCGCAAACAATTGTGGAAGTTCATTCTGCCTATAATCGTTGTGCTGCTTGGATTGCTGCCGCTGGAGATATATGGCCAGGATTCCCCGAATCCGCCGGAAGCGACGATTAATTTAGCCAAATGGAATATCTACAATGACGGAACTCATCCCGTGGAAACGACCAAAGGCATTAACGAAGCGCTAAGAAGTCTGCATAACGACGGGGTTAAAATGGTGACGCTGCCATCCGGAACATACTTGATTGATAAGGACAGCCGGATCAACATGGTCAGCGATATGATGTTTATTATGCCGGATGACGCCGTGCTGCAAAAGGAAGCGAGCGGAAAAGAACGGTACGAAACGATGTTCTTGGGCTATGGGGTCAACAATGTAACGCTCCAGGGCGGAACTTACAGCGGCGATAAGCAGCAGCATGATTTCTCAAAGAAGGATAATCCCCACAGCGCGGGCACGCATGAGAACGGGTACGGCATTTTGCTTGAAGGTGCGTCAAATGTTGTGATCGACGGCGTCAAGACCGTTAATTTTACCGGAGACGGGATGGCGATTGGCGGCGTTGGCAAATTAATTAAGGATCTGTATGAGGGATGGTTTGTTTCCGGAGCGCTCGATGCAAAAGGAAATGCGGTGAGCGATAAGAATAAAGTGCGCACCAAAAAGCCGATTCCGCTTACCGCGCCAATCCTGCAATCGGAGAAGCTCTTTGAAATTTCCAATGTCCAAAAACTGGCGCCTTCATTCGAGGTCTATTTCTACCAAAATAATGGGAAGTTTATCAAGAAAATATCGGCCAAGGTCCGGGATCAAATGGCTATTCCAACCGGAGCCGCCTACTGCCATCTGGTATTTAATCAAGCATCGTATAAGGGCGGCTACCTGGAAGTATGGAACCGTGTCGTCAGCCGGAATATTACCGTCCGGAACTCGGAGTCCGCATTCAACCGGCGTCAGGGAATTACGGTCGGCGGAGCAGACAACGTTCTGATTACTGGAAGTTTATTTCATGACATAAAGGGAACAGCGCCGCAATCCGGCATTGATGTGGAAGGAGGATATGGGGAGAATGGCTACCTGAATACAAACATCACGATTAAAAACAACCAATTCTATAACAACGCCGTGTACGATGTCATTCTTTATGACGGCCGGAACGCATGGGTGGACGGCAATCATTTTGCTTCCAAGGAAGCCATCGGACTTGCGGTCTCCCCGCCATTTACAAACGCCTGGGTATCCGGTAACCATTTCGACGGTGCGCGCATTTATGCTTATCACGATGTCACCTTACGGAACAACGAGCTGAATGATTCCATCACCTATTTCGAAGGGCCGAATATCGTCATTGATGGAATGGAGATCACGAACGGCACACTCGCCTTGAGCGCAAAGGATGCTTACGGAATCAAGGTCTCCAATGTCAATATCAACATTACGAAAAAAGTGGATGCGGGCCTAAGCATCAGCAAGAACCCTCTGCGCCTGTCCAATGTCACGATTACCGGGGAGCCGGCTCTGCGGAGCTTTACCGGAAATACGGTTTCCGGAAGCGTATTTGATCATCTGAAGATCACCCGCTATAACTCCGCATATGGGCTTTCTCTACCGCCGGGGACCTATAAAGATTGCCAGTTTGAAGCATCCGAGGAAGGGAAGTTCGGCACGCTTTCAGCTGTTCTGGCCGGAGATTATGTGTTTGACGGCTGTACCTTCAAAGGTAACGTCCAAGGTGCGGGTCTGCTGTACGCAGAGAATAAGCAATTAAATCTGACGGTGAAGAACTCCACATTTGAACTGCCCGGCAGCGCGCAGGCTGTCAGTATCCAGGCGGCTCGAAGCGCCGTTGTGGAGAATAATGTTGTGAATGCCAATAACCTTGCCTCAAACAGTACGGAGCTTATCAAAATCAACGATTACTGGAAGCGGAACGATCCATACGATGTGCTGAGCGCGGTGATTCGGAAGAACAAAATTACAACCAATCTGCCGGCAAAAGGAATCTCGACCGAGTATGCGGGCGTGGGGGCACCTCCTTATACGATAGAGGATAACATTCTTGTTAAAGCGAAGCTCTCGCTAAAAGCAAATGATAGATTCAATAATAATATATTGCAGTAA
- a CDS encoding CpsD/CapB family tyrosine-protein kinase: MDSRAIYSCFIVHNSPTAAAAEQYRRIRNNIRIAAGKKEQISLVITSPSPGEGKTTSAVNLAVSFAQRGDKVLLVDANVRNPILGQVFSIKQWPGLADGLASNIDFEESVYLTDIERLSIVPGGSHLPGAADLLDSQAMSEFLDRARKEYTVILFDCSAVLETPDAIALAGRCDGVVLVVSSGKTQQKKALEAKRLLDFGKVRILGSLLNRG; encoded by the coding sequence TTGGATTCACGGGCGATATACAGCTGCTTTATTGTTCATAACAGTCCCACAGCGGCTGCTGCCGAGCAATACAGAAGGATACGGAATAACATTCGGATTGCAGCGGGAAAGAAGGAGCAGATCTCCCTCGTAATCACATCTCCTTCGCCGGGAGAAGGGAAGACGACCTCCGCCGTAAATTTGGCCGTCAGCTTCGCTCAGCGGGGAGATAAGGTACTGCTGGTGGACGCCAATGTCAGGAACCCTATTCTGGGTCAGGTATTCAGCATAAAACAATGGCCCGGACTCGCCGATGGATTAGCTTCCAACATTGATTTTGAGGAATCCGTATATCTCACGGATATTGAGAGACTGTCCATCGTTCCCGGCGGGTCGCATCTGCCGGGCGCAGCGGATCTGCTTGATTCGCAGGCGATGTCGGAATTTCTGGATCGGGCAAGAAAGGAATACACCGTTATTCTGTTTGACTGCTCCGCGGTATTGGAAACACCCGATGCTATCGCGCTGGCGGGCCGGTGCGATGGGGTCGTATTGGTTGTCAGCAGCGGGAAGACGCAGCAGAAGAAAGCCCTCGAGGCCAAGCGCTTATTGGATTTTGGGAAGGTAAGGATATTAGGAAGCTTGCTTAATCGGGGTTAG
- a CDS encoding sugar-binding transcriptional regulator — MTEKNKDRFRLLVKICQLYYEEGLNQMEIAKRLGISRPHVSRMLTVAKNEGIVRISINNPFSAEQELEKSIIGAFGIQDALVVDSSETEPAGLPALLGRTGAALIESVLRDGDIVGVMAGHTIGCAAEETDYFARDGLQFVPLVGGWGSDGAAWHASTNAMAFANKLKSKYSMFHAPALVANEETGLLLRREPEIANVLELARSSRVAVVSIGEVSEGATMVKSGSFSGEDMTVLKKRGAVANLCASFLDERGQVIDFPGSSRLIGLTAQELRAIPTVIGIAGGAAKIMAITAALKGKWIDVLVTDSETARDVISMSSSIE, encoded by the coding sequence ATGACGGAGAAGAATAAGGATCGCTTCCGGTTATTAGTGAAGATTTGCCAGCTGTATTACGAGGAAGGCCTGAATCAAATGGAAATCGCCAAACGTCTGGGGATATCCCGTCCTCATGTAAGCCGGATGCTGACAGTCGCCAAGAATGAAGGGATTGTACGTATTTCGATCAATAACCCGTTTTCAGCCGAACAAGAACTTGAAAAATCAATCATCGGCGCCTTCGGTATTCAAGACGCGCTGGTTGTCGATTCTTCTGAGACAGAACCTGCCGGGCTTCCTGCCCTGCTGGGCCGAACCGGCGCCGCTCTGATCGAATCCGTACTGAGGGATGGCGATATAGTCGGCGTTATGGCAGGACATACGATAGGCTGCGCAGCCGAGGAGACGGATTACTTCGCACGGGATGGACTGCAATTTGTCCCCCTGGTCGGAGGGTGGGGATCGGATGGCGCCGCCTGGCATGCAAGCACCAATGCTATGGCCTTCGCGAACAAGCTGAAATCCAAGTACTCGATGTTTCATGCGCCTGCATTGGTGGCAAACGAAGAGACCGGTTTGCTGTTGCGTAGAGAGCCGGAGATTGCAAATGTACTTGAGCTTGCCCGAAGCAGCCGCGTAGCGGTCGTAAGCATCGGTGAAGTAAGTGAAGGGGCGACCATGGTCAAATCGGGGAGCTTTAGCGGGGAGGATATGACGGTTCTGAAAAAGCGGGGGGCTGTTGCCAATCTGTGCGCTTCCTTTCTGGATGAAAGAGGACAGGTGATCGACTTCCCGGGCAGCAGCAGGCTGATTGGCTTGACCGCTCAGGAACTTCGCGCGATACCTACGGTCATCGGAATTGCCGGGGGAGCAGCTAAAATCATGGCAATTACAGCAGCACTCAAAGGTAAATGGATTGATGTACTGGTAACGGATTCGGAGACGGCGCGAGATGTTATTTCCATGTCATCATCCATCGAATGA
- the trpA gene encoding tryptophan synthase subunit alpha has protein sequence MMMNGKHLSGEKPGSSKMGLAERITVRQSGKPIQMMTHQILGYPDFDTNYEMIRLFQESGVHLVELQLPFSEPIADGPVFLHANQASLASGTTTKQCLEFAGRVVTDFPGLSFLFMTYYNVVIQYGIEDFVKECAAIGIQGLIVPDAYPEESHEFMEACRKHRVEPVLIVTPYTTSERLAYLSAETGGFLYCAARKGVTGTKTSFGKETEAFITRVRGMARTPIAVGFGIQSDQDVRFLEGKCDIAIIGTQLLNVLEHEGLSGVKRFLQTIIPA, from the coding sequence ATGATGATGAATGGAAAGCATTTATCCGGAGAAAAGCCCGGCAGTTCGAAGATGGGGCTCGCTGAACGGATAACGGTCAGACAATCCGGGAAACCGATACAAATGATGACTCACCAAATTCTCGGTTACCCGGATTTTGACACGAATTACGAAATGATCCGTTTGTTTCAAGAGAGCGGCGTCCACCTTGTCGAGCTTCAATTACCTTTCTCGGAGCCTATTGCGGATGGTCCGGTGTTTCTACATGCAAATCAGGCTTCACTGGCAAGCGGCACAACAACGAAACAATGCCTGGAATTCGCGGGGCGTGTGGTCACGGATTTTCCCGGCCTCTCCTTTTTGTTCATGACTTATTATAATGTTGTCATTCAGTATGGAATTGAAGATTTCGTTAAAGAGTGCGCCGCAATAGGCATTCAGGGTCTGATTGTGCCGGATGCCTATCCTGAGGAGAGCCATGAATTTATGGAGGCTTGCCGTAAGCATAGGGTGGAGCCGGTTCTGATCGTTACACCGTATACAACCAGCGAACGCCTTGCTTATCTGTCGGCAGAAACCGGCGGTTTTCTGTACTGTGCGGCGCGAAAGGGAGTGACCGGGACGAAGACCTCGTTTGGCAAGGAGACAGAAGCATTTATCACTCGTGTCCGCGGCATGGCCAGAACCCCGATCGCTGTAGGATTCGGTATCCAAAGCGATCAAGATGTGCGCTTTTTAGAGGGCAAATGCGATATCGCGATCATCGGGACACAGCTCCTTAACGTACTGGAGCATGAGGGGCTTTCCGGTGTTAAGCGTTTCTTACAAACGATAATTCCGGCCTGA